From a region of the Mycolicibacterium sp. MU0050 genome:
- a CDS encoding TetR/AcrR family transcriptional regulator: MTTGQRQRRWTGLPLEDRQVKRRDALLAAGIALLGGEGRPTVTVRAVCRGAGLTERYFYESFADRDEFVRAVYAEVCQQAMAALMSATTPREAVERFVALMVDDPVRGRALLLAPEAEPALAICGSEWMPNFIELLQRKLTTITDPAIQAMTATSLIGALTALFVAYLNGRLPTTREQFIDYCVAMLLDRSAGASRAAHHG, encoded by the coding sequence GTGACTACGGGTCAACGCCAACGCCGCTGGACGGGGTTGCCCCTGGAAGACCGACAGGTCAAGCGCCGCGACGCGCTGCTCGCCGCGGGCATTGCCCTGTTGGGCGGAGAGGGCCGTCCCACCGTGACGGTCCGGGCGGTCTGCCGCGGGGCGGGCCTGACCGAGCGCTACTTCTACGAGAGCTTCGCCGACCGCGACGAGTTCGTCCGCGCGGTCTACGCCGAAGTTTGCCAGCAGGCGATGGCCGCGCTGATGTCGGCGACCACGCCCCGCGAGGCGGTGGAGCGTTTCGTTGCTCTGATGGTCGACGATCCGGTGCGCGGCCGCGCCCTGCTGCTGGCCCCGGAGGCCGAACCCGCGCTGGCGATTTGCGGCTCGGAGTGGATGCCGAACTTCATCGAACTACTGCAGCGCAAGCTGACCACCATCACCGACCCGGCGATCCAGGCCATGACCGCCACCAGCCTCATCGGTGCCTTGACGGCGCTTTTCGTGGCCTATCTCAACGGCCGGTTGCCGACCACCCGGGAGCAGTTCATCGACTACTGCGTGGCCATGCTGTTGGACCGCAGCGCCGGCGCCTCGCGTGCGGCACATCACGGCTGA
- a CDS encoding serine/threonine-protein kinase, which produces MFIAPELLGGRYELRGTLGRGGMAEVREGFDTLTGQSVAIKLLYPGFDTHPDYLRRFWAEAHSAAALRHPNIVAVYGSGEHHGTPFIVMERLPGNNLGDLISQGPLPPDYVRKVLDDVLAALSTAHAAGVLHRDIKPANILFTADGTAQVADFGLAKGPDTHRTDTGQIMGTMAYMSPERLAGNPATVADDLYAVGVVGWEALTGRRAFPEENLVALAHAITENPPPPVAALRPDVAPQLAAVVDRAMARDASQRFPNAEVMRAELANVYGDPATGPIPIVPLPDQPVPQMWNPATIPVAIAVPRRSGRLIALIAVVLIALVVGVVAFVLGASTQRSAGVSGAPGGVPTATG; this is translated from the coding sequence ATGTTCATCGCCCCCGAACTGCTCGGCGGCCGCTACGAGTTGCGGGGGACCCTCGGGCGGGGCGGCATGGCCGAGGTTCGGGAGGGCTTCGACACCCTGACCGGCCAATCGGTGGCGATCAAACTCCTGTACCCGGGCTTCGACACGCACCCGGACTACCTGCGCCGGTTCTGGGCCGAGGCGCACTCCGCGGCGGCGCTGCGCCACCCCAACATCGTCGCCGTCTACGGCAGCGGCGAACACCACGGCACCCCGTTCATCGTCATGGAACGGTTGCCCGGCAACAACCTCGGCGACCTGATCTCGCAAGGCCCCCTGCCGCCGGACTACGTCCGCAAGGTGCTCGACGACGTGCTGGCGGCGCTGTCGACCGCCCACGCCGCCGGGGTCCTGCATCGAGACATCAAGCCCGCCAACATCTTGTTCACCGCCGACGGGACCGCGCAGGTCGCCGACTTCGGCCTCGCCAAAGGTCCGGACACGCACCGCACCGACACCGGCCAGATCATGGGCACCATGGCCTACATGAGCCCGGAGCGGCTCGCCGGCAACCCGGCCACGGTCGCCGATGACCTGTACGCCGTGGGGGTGGTCGGCTGGGAAGCGCTGACCGGGCGCCGGGCCTTCCCCGAGGAAAACCTGGTCGCCCTCGCGCACGCCATCACCGAGAACCCGCCGCCGCCGGTCGCGGCGTTGCGGCCCGACGTCGCACCGCAATTGGCGGCCGTCGTGGACCGCGCGATGGCACGGGACGCCTCGCAGCGCTTCCCCAACGCCGAGGTGATGCGCGCCGAACTTGCCAACGTGTACGGGGATCCGGCCACCGGCCCCATCCCGATCGTCCCGCTGCCCGACCAGCCGGTGCCGCAGATGTGGAACCCGGCCACCATCCCGGTCGCCATCGCCGTGCCGCGGCGCAGCGGCCGGCTGATCGCGTTGATCGCGGTGGTGCTGATCGCGCTGGTGGTCGGCGTGGTCGCCTTTGTGCTCGGTGCGTCCACGCAGCGCAGCGCGGGGGTGTCCGGCGCCCCCGGCGGTGTGCCCACTGCCACCGGCTGA
- a CDS encoding IS256 family transposase, with protein MTQDHSALLSQLDALKSADAGAVFAELIRAGLQALIEAEATEVIGAGRYQRSDGRATHRNGHRAKTVSTTSGDIEVQIPKLRAGSFFPSLLERRRRIDKALHAVIMEAYVHGVSTRSVDDLVAALGVGSGVSKSEVSRICAGLDKDIDAFRTRSLTHTTFPYVFCDATFCKVRIGAHVVSQALVVATGVSIDGTREVLGTAVGDSESFEFWREFLASLKARGLAGVHLVISDAHAGLKAAVSQQFAGSSWQRCRVHFMRNLHGAVAAKHAPAVTAAVKTIFAHTDPADVAAQWDQVADTLAASFPKVAAMMHEAKTDVLAFTAFPRTHWQKIWSNNPIERLNKEIKRRADVVEIFPNPAAFLRLATAVVIEAHDEWQVTRRYLSEVSMAELRKVIAAKHLAAQSASEPVPERRQIA; from the coding sequence ATGACCCAGGACCATTCTGCCTTGCTCTCCCAACTCGATGCACTCAAGTCCGCCGATGCCGGGGCGGTGTTCGCCGAACTGATCCGCGCCGGGCTGCAGGCGCTGATCGAGGCCGAGGCCACCGAGGTGATCGGCGCCGGCCGCTACCAACGCAGCGACGGGCGGGCCACTCACCGCAATGGGCATCGGGCCAAGACGGTGTCGACCACCTCTGGGGATATCGAGGTCCAGATCCCCAAACTGCGGGCTGGGTCGTTCTTCCCGTCGCTGTTGGAACGCCGTCGCCGCATCGACAAGGCCCTGCACGCGGTGATCATGGAGGCCTACGTCCACGGCGTGTCGACCCGCAGCGTCGATGACCTCGTCGCCGCCCTCGGCGTCGGCTCCGGGGTCTCCAAATCGGAGGTCTCACGCATCTGCGCCGGCCTCGATAAGGACATCGATGCGTTTCGCACCCGCAGCCTGACCCACACCACGTTTCCGTATGTGTTCTGCGATGCCACGTTCTGCAAAGTCCGCATCGGCGCTCACGTGGTCTCCCAGGCTTTGGTCGTGGCCACCGGTGTTTCCATCGACGGCACCCGTGAAGTCCTCGGGACCGCCGTGGGTGACAGCGAATCGTTTGAGTTCTGGCGCGAGTTTCTGGCCTCGCTCAAGGCCCGCGGACTGGCCGGGGTGCACCTGGTGATCTCCGATGCCCACGCCGGTTTGAAGGCCGCAGTCTCCCAGCAGTTCGCCGGATCTTCCTGGCAGCGATGCAGGGTGCATTTCATGCGCAACCTGCACGGTGCCGTCGCCGCCAAGCACGCCCCAGCGGTGACCGCGGCGGTCAAGACGATCTTCGCCCACACCGACCCCGCCGATGTGGCTGCCCAGTGGGATCAGGTCGCCGACACCCTGGCCGCCAGTTTTCCGAAGGTGGCCGCCATGATGCACGAGGCCAAAACCGACGTGCTGGCATTCACCGCCTTCCCCCGTACCCACTGGCAGAAGATCTGGTCGAACAACCCCATCGAGCGCCTGAACAAGGAGATCAAACGCCGCGCCGATGTCGTCGAGATCTTCCCCAACCCGGCCGCGTTCCTGCGGCTGGCCACCGCGGTGGTCATCGAAGCCCACGACGAATGGCAGGTCACCCGCCGCTACCTGTCCGAGGTGTCCATGGCCGAGCTACGCAAAGTCATCGCCGCCAAACACCTCGCCGCCCAGTCAGCGAGCGAACCAGTTCCCGAACGACGCCAAATCGCCTAG
- a CDS encoding urea carboxylase-associated family protein gives MVNIQIAPADAVAFTVTQGQLLRVVDVEGQQVADFIAVRKGDPSEYSSPGETILFNYPRIRLNPGDKFYSSKQQPMFEIVSDDAKGVHDFLYAACNRNWFESMDLPGHRNCNDNLLAALAKMELEYETLPSPINLFQDTYPQPDGLVISRPAPTRAGEGVTLRALVDCTVAVSSCSYDAEAAETCCNGAGPSPVRVELT, from the coding sequence ATGGTGAATATTCAGATTGCCCCGGCTGACGCGGTCGCCTTCACGGTGACACAGGGTCAGTTGCTGCGCGTCGTTGATGTCGAAGGCCAGCAAGTCGCGGACTTCATTGCGGTGCGGAAAGGAGATCCGTCCGAGTACAGTTCGCCGGGCGAGACGATTCTTTTCAATTATCCGAGAATCCGATTGAACCCCGGAGACAAGTTCTACTCGTCGAAGCAGCAGCCAATGTTCGAGATCGTTTCGGACGATGCGAAGGGCGTGCATGACTTTTTGTACGCTGCCTGCAATCGAAATTGGTTCGAGAGCATGGATTTGCCCGGGCATCGGAACTGCAATGACAACCTGTTGGCTGCGCTCGCCAAGATGGAGCTGGAGTACGAAACGCTGCCCTCCCCAATCAACCTCTTCCAAGACACGTACCCGCAGCCAGATGGCCTGGTCATCTCGAGGCCGGCGCCGACTCGGGCCGGCGAAGGAGTCACGTTGCGTGCACTCGTCGACTGCACTGTGGCGGTGAGTTCATGTTCCTACGACGCGGAGGCCGCGGAAACATGCTGCAACGGAGCAGGCCCGTCGCCTGTCCGCGTAGAGCTCACCTAG
- a CDS encoding flavodoxin family protein — MKKVLIVSSSPRRTGNSATLAEAAAKGVTDAGHEADFVYLDDFMTGMFRDCRVCRHDSGECGIQDSYRSLLFDHVLPADGWILATPLYWYGPSSALKLFYDRMFCYVARSHPEHADVVARLLHKRTGLLISCEESYPNATAGLIAQIQEACIHLRQEFVGTVIGVGNSRGEVRLDPTDPVSRAERLGRDLFTTRVTDFRLDTDRSGKVWA, encoded by the coding sequence ATGAAAAAGGTCTTGATCGTGAGCTCAAGCCCCCGCCGAACGGGCAACTCGGCCACGTTGGCCGAGGCCGCGGCGAAAGGCGTGACTGACGCCGGCCATGAGGCGGACTTCGTCTATCTGGACGACTTCATGACAGGGATGTTCCGAGATTGCCGGGTTTGCCGTCACGACTCCGGAGAATGCGGAATTCAGGATAGTTACAGAAGCTTGCTGTTCGACCATGTCCTGCCTGCCGACGGTTGGATTCTGGCTACCCCTTTGTACTGGTACGGGCCTTCGAGTGCGCTGAAGCTGTTCTACGATCGAATGTTTTGCTATGTGGCACGTAGCCATCCAGAGCACGCCGATGTCGTGGCGCGCCTGCTTCACAAGCGCACTGGCCTCCTCATCTCGTGCGAAGAGAGCTACCCGAATGCCACGGCTGGGCTGATTGCGCAGATCCAGGAAGCGTGCATTCATCTGCGACAAGAATTTGTGGGCACTGTCATCGGAGTGGGCAACAGTAGAGGTGAAGTGAGACTCGACCCAACCGACCCGGTCAGCCGAGCCGAACGATTGGGACGGGATCTCTTTACGACCCGAGTTACTGATTTCCGGTTGGACACCGACCGCTCAGGCAAGGTGTGGGCATAG
- a CDS encoding IclR family transcriptional regulator, with product MGKEHTAVQGSVNVLLKAGAILELLEQRSDLSAVEIAELAKEPRSTVYRLLGTLQQLGWVESAPSQGRYRLGVRLFQLGSAVARTFDVRTAAEEAMRQLHADTGETVFLLVPRGSNALCISEIGGRWVRSMAITVGTTLPLHIGAGPRALLAFQPEPFYQAYVAESLVEFTEDSLSNAADLEQNLEQIRREGVATSDGDVVPGMAAIGAPFFDHVPRLRGAISLSGPRPVVFQDGAEKVHERIIEAAKSISRRLGFESENSWPPCITR from the coding sequence ATGGGTAAGGAGCACACCGCAGTGCAGGGGTCTGTGAATGTGCTGCTGAAGGCCGGTGCAATTCTTGAGCTGCTCGAACAGCGTTCGGACTTGTCTGCGGTGGAGATTGCCGAGCTCGCGAAGGAACCTCGTAGTACGGTCTACCGCCTCCTCGGCACGCTCCAGCAGCTCGGCTGGGTGGAGAGTGCACCGAGTCAAGGCCGCTATCGCCTAGGGGTCCGGCTCTTCCAGTTGGGCTCGGCCGTGGCGCGGACGTTCGATGTTCGGACGGCCGCTGAAGAAGCGATGAGGCAGCTTCACGCAGACACCGGTGAGACCGTATTCCTATTGGTCCCTAGGGGAAGCAACGCGCTTTGCATCTCCGAAATCGGAGGCCGATGGGTCAGATCGATGGCCATCACGGTGGGCACGACATTGCCTCTTCATATCGGGGCAGGACCACGCGCGCTGCTTGCGTTTCAGCCGGAACCGTTTTATCAGGCCTACGTGGCCGAATCCCTCGTCGAGTTCACCGAGGACAGCCTGTCCAACGCGGCAGATCTTGAGCAAAATCTCGAACAGATCCGCCGCGAGGGGGTCGCAACCAGCGACGGCGACGTCGTGCCTGGCATGGCGGCAATCGGGGCACCGTTTTTCGATCATGTACCGAGGCTGCGGGGCGCGATCTCCCTCAGTGGCCCACGACCAGTTGTATTCCAAGACGGGGCGGAGAAGGTGCACGAACGCATCATCGAGGCAGCCAAGAGCATTTCCAGGCGGCTTGGCTTTGAGTCCGAGAATTCGTGGCCGCCCTGCATAACCCGCTGA
- a CDS encoding purine-cytosine permease family protein, which yields MIEDTNPTETALAGPSRASQVIIETRSIDYVPLTERRGKVWHLSTIWFTGNVHILTVALGFIGIALGANLIWTAIAILTGCAFGTFFMAFHSAQGPQLGLPQMVQSRPQFGFMGAFLVWIVALIIYGGYAASIQILVGDTLEEVIGLPTTIGYFSIALIAILLAVMGHDIIHKAARYLAVLMVVVLAMFSIGIIVVQPFSAEAFDIRSFSLVPFMVQFFTAAAYQLSYSIFVSDYSRYLRPDVSVPETFWWTYAGAAVSGAWMMLMGAAAAWLFPLNDTVGAIIATGDAIVSGSGKILLIAAVVPAFAAGALCFYGGSLTLLSCADSIKQFQPTMLKRVVALVCLGIVTTVIAYSASGSFIAWLENFLFVLGYLLTPWTAINLIDFYVVRRGHYSIREIFSPRGMYGRWSWRGIAAYLIGFASMLPFAVVGDFHGFFARLLGGVDISMLVGLAVSSAIYVWAYRGFDLSTETERIRVADIGIDAGATPQSP from the coding sequence ATGATCGAAGATACAAATCCCACTGAAACGGCACTCGCCGGCCCGTCAAGGGCGTCTCAAGTGATCATCGAGACGCGTTCCATAGACTACGTTCCGTTGACGGAACGCCGCGGCAAGGTGTGGCACCTTTCCACTATCTGGTTCACCGGAAACGTACACATACTTACGGTAGCGTTGGGATTCATCGGAATAGCGCTGGGCGCAAACCTCATTTGGACCGCGATAGCGATACTTACAGGCTGTGCGTTCGGCACGTTCTTCATGGCCTTTCATTCTGCCCAGGGGCCGCAGCTCGGGCTTCCGCAAATGGTGCAGTCGCGGCCGCAGTTTGGTTTCATGGGCGCCTTCTTGGTGTGGATAGTCGCGCTGATTATTTACGGTGGGTACGCTGCATCAATCCAGATCTTGGTTGGCGACACCCTTGAGGAAGTCATTGGACTGCCGACAACGATCGGATACTTCAGTATCGCGTTGATCGCGATACTGCTGGCAGTGATGGGCCACGACATCATCCATAAGGCGGCGAGGTACCTGGCCGTGCTAATGGTGGTCGTGCTCGCCATGTTCTCGATCGGGATAATCGTGGTCCAACCGTTTAGCGCGGAGGCGTTCGATATCCGCTCATTTTCTTTGGTGCCCTTTATGGTTCAGTTCTTCACTGCCGCGGCCTATCAGCTATCCTATTCAATATTCGTCTCGGATTATTCGCGCTATCTTCGGCCGGATGTCAGTGTGCCAGAGACGTTTTGGTGGACATACGCTGGTGCGGCGGTCAGTGGTGCGTGGATGATGCTGATGGGCGCTGCTGCAGCATGGTTGTTTCCATTGAATGACACCGTCGGCGCGATCATAGCCACGGGCGATGCGATTGTTTCCGGTTCCGGGAAAATACTGCTGATCGCGGCAGTTGTGCCCGCGTTCGCCGCTGGCGCCCTTTGCTTCTATGGCGGTAGCCTCACACTGCTGTCCTGTGCGGACTCGATTAAACAATTCCAACCGACCATGTTGAAACGCGTAGTCGCCCTGGTCTGCCTGGGAATAGTGACTACCGTCATCGCATATAGCGCGAGTGGCTCGTTTATAGCTTGGCTGGAGAATTTTCTGTTCGTTCTCGGATATTTGCTTACGCCATGGACGGCAATCAATTTGATCGACTTCTATGTCGTGCGTCGCGGCCACTATTCCATCCGAGAAATATTCAGCCCAAGGGGCATGTACGGGCGTTGGTCTTGGCGCGGCATCGCAGCCTATCTCATCGGTTTCGCGTCGATGCTCCCCTTTGCGGTCGTTGGCGACTTCCACGGCTTCTTCGCTCGACTTCTGGGCGGTGTAGACATCTCCATGCTGGTAGGTCTTGCGGTCTCTTCGGCCATCTATGTGTGGGCGTATCGAGGATTCGATCTCAGCACCGAAACGGAGCGCATTCGCGTAGCCGACATCGGGATCGACGCCGGTGCCACCCCGCAGTCGCCCTGA